The Panthera uncia isolate 11264 chromosome C2, Puncia_PCG_1.0, whole genome shotgun sequence genome contains a region encoding:
- the GPR160 gene encoding probable G-protein coupled receptor 160, producing MTALSSGNCSFQYQLRQANRSLDGNCLLFLIILGKVLLNTLTLGMRRKNTCHNFMEYFCFSLAFIDFLLLVNISIIYYYRDFVVLGVRFTKYHICLFTQIISFTYGFLHYPVFLIACIDYYLNFSKTPKLALKCQKIFYFFTVILIWISVLAYVLRDPGIYQSLKAQSVYSYQCPFYISIQSYWLSFSMVMILFMAFITSWSEVIALVQAVRMTSYMNETILYFPFSSHSSYTLSSKKTLLPKFIICFLGTWLPFVLLQVIILLLKVQIPAYIEMNIPWLYFVNSFLIATVYWFNCHKLNLRDVALPADPFVNWKCCFIPLTIHNLEQIEKPISIIIC from the coding sequence ATGACTGCTCTTTCTTCCGGGAACTGCTCTTTTCAGTACCAGTTACGTCAAGCAAATCGGTCCCTAGATGGTAACTGTCTGCTATTCTTGATAATACTTGGGAAAGTATTACTAAATACCCTCACACtaggaatgagaagaaaaaacacCTGTCACAATTTTATGGagtatttttgcttttcactagcattcattgattttttaCTTCTAGTAAACATTTCCATTATATACTACTACAGAGATTTTGTAGTTTTAGGCGTTAGGTTTACTAAATACCACATCTGCCTATTTactcaaattatttcatttacttacgGTTTTTTGCATTATCCGGTTTTCCTGATAGCTTGTATAGATTATTACCTGAATTTCTCTAAAACTCCAAAGCTTGCATTGAagtgtcaaaaaatattttatttctttacagtaattttaatttggatttcagTCCTTGCTTATGTTTTGAGGGATCCAGGTATCTATCAAAGCCTGAAGGCACAGAGTGTTTATTCTTATCAATGTCCTTTCTACATTAGCATTCAGAGTTACTGGCTGTCATTTTCTATggtgatgattttatttatggcTTTTATAACCTCTTGGTCAGAAGTGATTGCCTTGGTGCAGGCTGTTAGGATGACTTCCTATATGAATGAGACTATcctatattttcccttttcttcccattcTAGTTATACTCTGAGCTCTAAGAAAACACTCTTGCCCAAGTTCATTATCTGTTTTCTCGGTACCTGGCTACCATTTGTACTACTTCAAGTAATTATCCTTCTACTTAAAGTACAGATTCCAGCATATATTGAGATGAACATTCCGTGGTTGTACTTTGTCAATAGTTTTCTCATTGCCACAGTTTACTGGTTTAATTGTCACAAGCTTAATTTGAGAGACGTTGCATTACCTGCGGATCCTTTCGTCAACTGGAAATGCTGCTTCATTCCACTTACAATTCATAATCTTGAGCAAATTGAAAAGCCTATATcaataataatttgttaa